In a genomic window of Lepisosteus oculatus isolate fLepOcu1 chromosome 3, fLepOcu1.hap2, whole genome shotgun sequence:
- the prrc1 gene encoding protein PRRC1 produces MMEESGIETTPPATPPPPSTAVVGPAPPALSLGMSSSLTLPSTTGISSYPPQGFSTPPASAPPIRSSLPPSFGPMTSASPLPPPGTAPYSSPVAAYPAGPAPPLSTAPPPGPVISAPPQAPPTSGFSMGASYDITRGHAGRTPQTPLMPTFSSPPVVTGVVSNPMVQQPAVSGTVGSGSSITFPEDHEDPSVAAGGAANAGGIWGFIKGVAGNPMVKSVLDKTKHSVESMITTLDPGMAPYIKSSGDLDIVVTSTKEVKVAAVRDAFQEVFGLAVVTGEASQSNIAPQPVGYAAGLKGAQERIDSMRRVGMIHEKQPVVSVENFIAELFPDKWFDIGCLILEDPGHGIHIESFTQATPVPLEYVQQAQSLTPPDYNLRWSGLLVTVGEVLERNLPHISRTDWHVMLTGMSRRQMIYSAAKALAGMYKQHLPPRTI; encoded by the exons GCATGTCCAGTTCTTTGACGCTCCCCAGCACAACTGGAATCTCCTCCTATCCACCCCAAGGATTTTCTACACCCCCTGCCTCTGCCCCTCCCATCAGGTCCTCTTTACCTCCCTCTTTTGGCCCAATGACGTCAGCCTCTCCCCTTCCACCCCCTGGCACAGCCCCCTACAGTAGCCCTGTGGCTGCCTACCCCGCTGGCCCTGCCCCTCCCCTTAGCACCGCTCCTCCACCTGGGCCAGTGATCTCTGCTCCTCCCCAGGCTCCGCCCACATCAGGCTTCAGCATGGGTGCCAGCTATGACATCACAAGAGGTCACGCTGGTCGCACCCCGCAGACGCCTTTAATGCCTACCTTTTCCAGCCCACCAGTAGTAACAG GGGTGGTGTCTAACCCCATGGTTCAGCAGCCTGCCGTGTCTGGGACAGTGGGATCGGGCTCCTCTATTACTTTTCCCGAAGATCATGAAGACCCCAGTGTGGCAGCAGGGGGCGCAGCTAATGCAGGAGGGATTTGGGGATTTATTAAG GGTGTAGCTGGAAATCCAATGGTGAAATCTGTTCTGGACAAAACGAAGCACTCTGTGGAGTCAATGATCACTACTCTGGATCCCGGAATGGCTCCATATATAA AGTCCAGTGGGGATCTTGACATTGTTGTGACCTCCACTAAAGAAGTGAAAGTTGCAGCTGTGCGCGATGCCTTTCAGGAGGTGTTTGGGCTGGCAGTAGTGACGGGGGAAGCCAGCCAGTCCAACATTGCTCCCCAGCCTGTAGGCTATGCAGCGGGGCTGAAA GGTGCCCAGGAACGGATAGACAGTATGCGTCGAGTGGGGATGATCCATGAGAAGCAGCCTGTTGTCTCAGTAGAGAACTTTATTGCAGAGCTATTTCCTGACAA GTGGTTTGATATAGGCTGCTTAATTCTAGAGGACCCTGGCCATGGTATTCACATTGAGAGTTTTACGCAAGCCACTCCAGTGCCGTTGGAATATGTTCAGCAG GCTCAGTCCCTCACCCCTCCAGATTATAACCTGCGCTGGTCTGGTCTGCTGGTGACAGTGGGAGAGGTGCTAGAGAGGAACTTGCCACACATCAGCAGGACTGACTGGCACGTCATGCTCACTGGAATGTCCCGAAGACAAATGATCTACAGCGCAGCCAAAGCCTTAGCCGGCATGTACAAACAGCATCTTCCACCCAGGACCATTTAG